The Homo sapiens chromosome 21, GRCh38.p14 Primary Assembly DNA window gtaataaaaagtctcccagtgaAGTCCAAGACTGGATGGCTTCACTACCAAACTTCTACCAAACTTtcaaagaattaacaccaattctcctaaaactattccaaaaaattgaagagaaagggATTCTCCCTAAATCACTCTATGAagtcagcattatcctgatagTAAAACCAGACACGgatgcaacaaaaaaagaaaagtatatgctaggccaggtgcagtggctcacacctgtaatcccaacactttgggaggccgaggtgggtggatcatgaggtcaggaattcaagaccagcctggccaacatggtgaaaccccgtctctactaaaaatacaaaaattagccaggcatggtggcatgcatctgtaatcccagctacttggaaggctgaggcagaagaattgcttgaacctgggaggcagaggttgcagtgagccgagatcacgccactacactccagcctgggtgacagagcaagactccatctcaaacaacaacaacacaaaaaaaaaaagaaaagaaaagacaattataGGCTAACATTCCTAATGAATATAGACTTagaaattctcagcaaaatactagcaaactaaatccaacgGCACATCAGAAAAATAACacatcattatcaaatggaactTAACTTATCCCAGGgattcaaggatggttcaacatatgcaaatcaataaacatgatacattacATCAACAGAACAAAcgacaaaaccatatgatcattcaacagatgctaaaaaagcatttggtaaaattcaacatccttttatgataaaaaccttaaaaaaactaaggatagaaggaatatacctcaacaaaATAAAGGCCACGTgtgacaaatccacagctaacatcatactaaatgagAAATGCTGAAATCCTTTCAGCCAAGAACTGCAACAAGacaagatgcccactttcaccactcctatccaacatagtactggaagacctagccagagcaatcagacaagataaataaataaaaggcagcaaaattggaaaagaagaagtcaaactgtccttCTTTGCTAAAGATATGATCTTCTACCTAGAAAAATCTAGagtccaccaaaaaactgttagaactgataaatccAGTgaagctgcaggatacaaaatcaatatacaaaaatcaacagtgtttctatacaccaacaatgaacaagctgagaaagaaataaagaatgaagtCGCATTTACAACagctaccaaaaaattaaaatacctaggaataaatttatccTAGGAGgcgaaagatctctacaaggaaaatgacaaaacacagaagaaagaaattaaacaggacataaacaaaaagacatcccatgttcaaagactggaagaattaatagcCTCAAAAtaatcatactgcccaaagccatctacagattcaacgcaatctctatcaaaataccaatgtcatttttcacagaaattgaaaaaaaatcttaaaatttgcaTGGAACCAAAAGAATCCAAATAGCCAATGCAATTgtgagcaaaaaaaaagaaaaaagaaaagaaaaagaaaaaagcaagaggcatcatattacctgacttcaaaacagATTACAAAGCTttagtaaccgaaacagcatggtactggtataaaaacagacacacacaccaatggaacagaatccagaatctagaaataaatccacgtATTTACAACAGAGGTGCAAGAATATACCTTGGGGGAAGGACAGTctctttgataaatggtgctgggaaaattggatatccatatgcagaagaatgaaattcgatccctatctctcaccaaatatttaaaaagcaactcaagatggattgaagcttaaatgttagacccaaaactaaaaactactagaagaaaatatagggaatACACTTCAGGACATTTGGTACAGGCAAATATTTTATAGCTAAGACCTtgaaagcacagacaacaaacaaaaatagacaaatgagactatattgaactaaaaaccttctgcacagcaaaagaaacaacagaatgaagagacaatgtgctgaatgggagaaactatttgcaaactattcctCTGACAAGGGGATCTATctaaaaggaactcaaacaactcaaataaaagaacaaataatcccattaaaaagtgagcaaaagatttgaacagatattcCTCAAAATAAgccatacaaatggtcaataagtatacaaaaaaaaaccactaatcatcagggaaatgcaaactgaaatcacaatgagatatcatcttacccagttagaatggctatcactaaaaagacaaaaaacagatgctggcgaggatgtggagaaaagggaacttttacACATTGTTGATAGGCATGTAAATTAGAATAgccactacagaaaacagtatggagatttctcaagaaactagaaatagaactaccacgtgatctagcaattccacttctggatatttatccaaaggaaaagtaatcaatatatcaaagggatacccccatgtttattgcagcactgttcctAATAGACAAGAGACAAAATCAACCTACAAATGTCtgtcaacaggtgaatggataaagaaaatgtggtatatatacacagtggaatactgttcaggcttagaaaagaatgaaattatgtcatttgcagcaacatggatagaactgcaGGTCattaagcgaaataagccagacacagaaagacaaattttgcatgttctcactcatatgtggaaactaaaaagtggatctcatgaaggtTGAGAGTAGAGTGACTGatagcagaggctgggaagggtctGTGGGTTGAAGTGGGGATGAGAGAGGTTGGTCAATACAAACACAGTCAGATAGAAGGTGTAAGTACTAATGTTTGAGAGTAGAGTAGGGTGAtgatagttaacaacaatgtatactgtatttcaaagtagctagaagtaTGTGAAATGTTctcaatacatataaataatactcaaggtgatggatactccaaataccctgacttgatcagcCTGATCAGTATATATTCTATGTgtgcaataaaatatcacatatcaccccataaatatataaaatattatatataaaaaagccTGAGAACAGAATGAAGGGAAgaataaaggaagagaaggatgaTGGAAGGGgaggacagagagaagaaaagagaaagaaaaagaaacatttgccaAAGTCCTTCCCATATCTCCTGGTCAACTGAACTCGTGTTCTCCCAGACCCATGAACTCGGCAATAGGGTTCAGCAACTTCTGCCTACCCACCCTAACCCTTACTGACACATCCACTCCGATTCCTGGCTCTACCAGGATCCTCATGGCCTGGGCTCACAtcctgctctgccacttgctcCCTGGGTGAATCAGCACTGACCTGGCAGGGCTGGCAAGTTAATGCATGGAAAGTGCTCACAATAGGGCTCAACACAGAGGAAGCACTGAGAACTGCTCAcgatcaccaccatcacctcatCAAGTACTTTGTACTGTCTGAATCTAGTTCATTTAAGTCTTGCCTTCTCGGCAAATTTCAAGTTCTGTCACACAGTATGCAAGGTGGTAACCCTCACAGATCCAAACCAGTGCTGTGTACACTCCCAGCTGACATTGCACCTGAACACATACCACTGTGGTGAGCAGGGTTGGCTGGACCCATTGAGATGTGCCTGCATCACAGTGAGGCCTAATGCACGTGAAATGCCTGGAGTTTCCCAGTCAAGTAGGAGTTGCTGTCCATACCCTGCATCAGGGACTATGTTCATGGGGTGTGCCAGCCCAGGCTGTCTGTCAATGCGTGCTCCCACACTGTCTAGTAGACTAAGATCTGATATCAggtaaattctaaaaataaataatgccaaACATATCTTCGAAATAAGCTACATGTCATCTGCCGCAGCACACTCAGCCAAGCAATAAAATCTACTTGGTTTTCCTCTGCTCTTTGCAGATCCTTTTCCTTTAAGCTAAAGAAATAGGTGCCTTGAGCATcaaactgtaattttaaaatatcctgaaaGCCACAGATGTTCTCAACTACAATCTAAGTAGTCATTCAAATCATGCCTTGTACACTGCTATTTGTTCCAAGTGACCAgcgagcatttttaaaaatctcttatttCTGTCAAGTTCTTCATAAATCTTTTTGGCCTTTCATGGTGTTGTTTCTTCTGACGGCAGCTGCCCTTGCCCTACACCGACATCTGATCATTTCTCTCAGATGATTACAGTACCCACCAGCTCTTACATATAAATGTCAATGTGTGTTACTCTGGAAACAACATGAAGGACATCTCTACAATTACTTCTCtgcagtaaagaagaaaaaattaaatgggcCAAGAAAAACATcccattgaattttttaaaactagttttataaaccaactgtattagtccattttcacgttgctgataaagacatatctaagactgggaagaaaaagaggtttaatggacttacagtttcacatggctagggaggcctcacaatcatggtggaaggtaaggaggaacaagtcacatcttacatggatggcggcaggcaaagagagagcttgtgcatggaagtttccatttttaaaaccatcagatctcataagacttattcactatcacgagaacagcacaggaaagattcacccccatgattcaattatctcccaccaggtccctcccagaaCACATGGGAACTGtgggaactacaagatgagatttgagtggggacacagagccaaaccatatcattcagcccctggcccctcccaaatctcatgtcttcacatttcaaaaccaataataccttcccaacagtcccctaaagtcttaactcattcagcattaactcaaaagtcacaATCCAaactctcatctgagacaaggcaagtcccttctgcctatgagcctataaaatcaaaagtaaggtagttacttcctagatacaatggggatacaggaattgggtaaatatagccattctgaatgggagaaattggccaaaacagaggggctacaggccccatgcgagtccaaaatccagcagggcagtcaaatcttaaagttccaaaacaatctcctttgattccatgtctcacatccaggtcacgctgatgtaagaggtgggctcccatggccttgggtagctccacccctgtggctttgcaaggtatagcccctctcctggctgctttcatgggctggcattgagggtcttcggcttttccaggtgcacggtgcaagctgtcagcggatctaccattctggggtctggaggacggtggccctcttctcacagctcccctaggtggtgccccagtagggactctgtgtgggggctccaaccccacatttcctttctgcactgccctagcagaggttctccatgagagccccatcCCTGCAGTAAACTTCTGCCTAGACaaccaggcatttccatacatcctctaaactcttggcagaggttcccaaaacccaatttttgacttctgtgcactgacaggctcaataccacatggaagctcccaaggcttgaggcttgcaccttctgaagcaggACCTGAGcactatgttggcccctttcagccatggttGGAGTGacagggacacagggcaccaagtccctaggctgcacaaagcacagggaccctgggcctggcccatgaaaccactttttcctcctaggcctctaggcctATGATGGGATGGGCTGCCACAAAAGTCTGTGACAtggctggagacattttctccactGTCTTAGGgcttaacattcagctccttgttacttatgcaaatttctttaGCCAGtctgaatttctcctcagaaaacaggattttcttttcaatcgcattgtcaggctgcaaattttccaaaccacttcccttataaaactgaatgccttgcATTACTTCCCGTTTTCACGATCTGCTGCTCGTCTCAGGCTCGTAGTTCGCCTTCAACATGCCGGAGCCAGCGAAGTCCGCTCCCGCGCCCAAGAAGGGCTCGAAGAAAGCCGTGACTAAGGCGCAGAAGAAGGACGGCAGGAAGCGCAAGCGCAGCCGCAAGGAGAGCTACTCCGTATACGTGTACAAGGTGCTGAAGCAGGTCCACCCCGACACCGGCATCTCCTCTAAGGCCATGGGAATCATGAACTCCTTCGTCAACGACATCTTCGAACGCATCGCAGGTGAGGCTTCCCGCCTGCCGCATTACAACAAGCGCTCGACCATCACCTCCAGGGAGATCCAGACGGCCGTGCGCCTGCTGCTGCCCGGGGAGTTGGCCAAGCACGCCGTGTCCGAGGGCACCAAGGCCGTCACCAAGTACACCAGCGCTAAGTAAACTTGCCAAATTGATGCCTGCAGCTCCTGGGGAAAGTGGAAGTCAGATAACTCCTTTATGAAAAGGCAG harbors:
- the H2BC12L gene encoding histone H2B type F-S, yielding MPEPAKSAPAPKKGSKKAVTKAQKKDGRKRKRSRKESYSVYVYKVLKQVHPDTGISSKAMGIMNSFVNDIFERIAGEASRLPHYNKRSTITSREIQTAVRLLLPGELAKHAVSEGTKAVTKYTSAK